From the genome of Neorhodopirellula lusitana:
GGACGCGGTGGATGACGTCCTGCAGGAGGCCAGTCTGGTGATGTGGCGAAAAATCAGTCAGTTGGAATCGGATGACGAATTCCTCACTTGGGCGAAAGTCATTCTGCGTTTCGAGATTTTGAAGGCACGCCGGCTGCATGCTCGTCGACGGTGGGTGCTCGACGAGGAACTGATGTCTCGGATCATGGATGAGTCGGGCGATCAAGAAGATTCCGTCCGGCACGACCGGCAGTTGGCGATTCAGGAATGCTTGCGTTCGTTTTCCCGAGAACATCAAAAGCTTTTGTTAGCTCCGCACACTTCGCGAGGCGGGGTGCTGGCGCTGGCCGAGGCGAGTGGAAGTACATCCAATAGCTTGTACAAGCGAATCGCGCGTCTTCGAGTGAAGCTCCACGATTGTGTCGTTCAGCGACTTTCATCGACCGACTTTGATCCCCAAGTCTAGCCTGACCATTGCCATGAATAACCCACTCAGCAACGACTCGCACGAGGGTGGCCCTCGCAAGCACGACTTGAGCATCGATCATCTGATCGAGAAGTACTTTCTCGACGAGTTAAGCGAAGCCGAAAAATCCGAATTGATAAACGCCTTGAGTCAGGATCGGCACCATCGTGATCGGTTTCGCAGTGCCGCCCGAATTGATGCGGAGCTACGCCACTCTTGCAGCGGTGAAGATTCTGGCTCGGCGGAAGTAAGTCGCCAGCTGGATGCAACGCTGGGCGGAAAAATGACATCCGAAGCATTGGCTGATCCATTTCCCAGTCGCCTTTCTTGGGCGACGCAGCGAGGATGGCAGTCACTGGTCGTGGCGGCTGTCATCTTGGTCGTAGCTGGATTAGTTTTCATTGCGACGGACAAGGCTGCGGCCCCTCAGTCGCTTGTCTTGGCTCGCTTGGTGTCGGGCTTTGACCATCAATTTCGAACTGGCTTTTCGCCTTCGAACGACTCGTTTGGATCTGGCGACTATGAACTGACTCATGGCGCCATCACGATTCAGTTTCAATCGGGAGTGGATGTTTCGATTGAATCCCCGGCCCGGTTCGGGATCGTCAATGCCACTCGGATCAAGATGGCTGCGGGGCGCGCTCGGGCGATTGTTCCCGAAGCCGGTCATGGCTTTGTGATCGAAACGCCGACCGCTGACATCGAAGACCTGGGGACGGAGTTTGGTGTGTATGTGGATGACCAACAGGAGACGGAGCTGCATGTTTTTGCTGGCGAGGTCAACTTGCGATCTCTGACCCAGCCTTCCCAGCATCTTTACGAGGATATGGCGGTGCGGCTGACAAGTGCCGGAACCGAGCATCTTGCTCGTACCGATGATGTTGCGTTCACTACCTCGGGGACGATCGGTTACCAACGCTGGCTGGCGGACAGTCAGGTGCGACGCAGTGACCCTTCGACGGTACTGTACTACGACTTTGAGCGGGACCTCAGCCGGCCTCAGTCGCTTCGCGATGTCAGTGAAACGGAGCCCGCTATCAATGGAGACGTCCAGGGTTGCTTTTGGGCGACGGGGCGTTGGCCCAACAAGGGAGCTTTGCTGTTGGAGCATCTAGGTGACCGGGTGGAGCTCGACGTCCCAGGAAAATTCGATGCGTTGACGATCTCCGGCTGGTTGCAAATCAATCGTTTCGATTCGGCACTGCAGTGTTTTCTAAACACTCGCGACTGGCAGCGTGGCGAGCACCACTGGAATATTCTTCGGGACGGGGTCATGCGCACCGGAGTCTCGGGGGCCTACGCCTTAACGGCCTATCGAAAACGGATCCCGTTGGGGCGATGGACACATCTTGTTGCATCGCTTGATCGCAACCATCAAACAGCCTCCTATTTTCTGGATGGCGAGAACGTCGGCCAGATCGCCTGGGATTCTAAGGCACCCATCGTGTTTGGCCCTTGCACGATTGGTGCCTTTGGAACGACTCAACAAACACCGGAAAGTTCAGGCAATGTCTCTGTTGAAAACCCGCCATCGAAGGTCACCTACGATCGTGAACTTAGAGGCCGGATCGATGAGTTGGCGATTTTTCGTCGCGCCTTTTCAGCGGCTGAAGTGAAGGAGCTCTACGAAGCGGGCAGCGGGTTCCAGTGAGCACGGTGCATGTGGTTTTTTCGCGTTTGAATGGGGAAGCACTCTTGCCGGTACGCCGCTAGAACCGACGTTCGACGACCGGTCCGTGTCCCATCGGCAAGCGACCGATGATGACGGCAGCGATGATGCCCGCTGCGAATCCGCCGGCGTGTGCCCACCATGCCACGCCGCCTGCGCCGGAGCTAATGCCGCTGAAAATTTGAATGGCAAACCAGATGCCTAAGAAGATGGGCGCGGGGACCACGAATGTGGTGAAGAATACGAACAGCGGCAACACAGCTAACACACGAGCATGCGGGTACAGGAACGCGTACGCACCCATCACCCCCGCGATCGCACCACTGGCGCCAAGGGTCGGGATGGGGCTGCTCGGGTCGCTGGCTAAGTGAGCGAGTCCGGCCACGATTCCGGTCCCCAAATACAGCGTCGCGAAACCGAAATGCCCCAGGCGATCTTCCACGTTGTCGCCGAAAATATAAAGGAACCACATGTTTCCTAGGAAATGCATCCAGCCGCCATGCAGAAACATGCATGTGATCAGAGTCACCCAGGGGGGCACCGCCGACGGGCCCATCTCTTTGCGGACGTTGACGACCTCGATTCCTCGTGGAGTTCTTACTTGGGCCTGGGTTTCGATGACTGGCGTGACCCCGGGATCGGTCAGACGCAACGGAATCATGGCATAGGATGCCACGATTCCTTCACTTTGGTCGCTCGATGATTGCTGAGCCAGGAACGCTAGCGAACACAGCGCGATCACCAAGTAGTTAACCAGCGGAGTGGTGTGGCTGGGGATATCGTCTCGCAGCGGAATCATGGCGGCTTTCGAATCGGAAGGACAACAGCGATGGTTTCCCGTCGCGACAAAAACAGTTATGACAAGTTATCAACGTCGAGAGATTACTCCAGTTTAGCCTGCTACCACACATTGTTCGAAGACCACTATGTCGCAACCCTCCCCCAGTTCACCTGAACCGCTCGGCAATCCTGTTGACGAGGATGCAGCGACGGTGTTGGTCAAGCTCAAGGAAATCGCTTCGCACGATGGCGTCGCCGGGGTTGCCGTGTGGTGTTTGCAATGCTTGCAGCATCCCGACGCGGAAATCCGCGTATGGTCTGCGGAGGCACTTGATGAATCGGTGCAGCCGGCATCTAGCGAGGCCAGTGGCTTGATCGACTGGACGCAAGCCCGAATCGCACCGTATGGCTCTGCGACAGCGGGAACGGTTTGGCAATCCGCAGTCTCCAAAAAGCGGGCTAGCGATGACCCGCTACTTGCCGATCAGCTGTACTGGACGGTGAAGATTTTGGGCCGTTTGGATTCGGAAGATCCCGACACCCGGCAGGATGTTCGTGGCGTGATCAACCAAATCACGCTGCTAGAGGTTGCGGATGACGATTCCGCACTGCTTGCTGTGGTCGAGCGTGCCCGGCGAGCCGCAGCGAAGTTGGCGTAGTTTCGATTGTCGCCTCCTCGGTGCATCTAAATCGCCTTTCGTCAGGCATATTTGGTGAACTTTTCTGGGGGCTGTTTCGTGATACAGGCCGTGGAATCGAGCGGCGGACCACTGCTTGTCGCCCGGGAATTACCATCGGAATTCGGCTTCAGGCTACCCGTCGAGGCTGTTACACAGCTTTTGTCGATAGAGCATCATGCGGCAGCCGTAGTCTTTGGCTATAATCTTCCTCGTTAGCTCCTGACCAAAGCGGTCCAGGGATCCTTTCGGCACTATGTGCCCGCTGGAATCGTCCGAAACCGCTCCCGCCAGATGTCCCACCTTTTTTGAATTTAAGGCCTCACCCAACATGGATCGCTCAATGCCCCAGAAACCCGCCTCGAAAATTGTGATTCCAGGTACTTCGCCGAAGTCGGCCGCGAGTCGTCGTACATTCCTGCAAGGCTCGACTGTGTTAGCAGGTACAGCGCTTTCGGCTACTGTCATCCCCAATGTGCACGCCGCCAGTGACGACACGATTCGTTTCGCGTTGGTGGGTTGCGGTGGTCGTGGTGCAGGTGCCGCTGACAACATCATGAAGACCAAGGGCAACGTGAAATTGGTTGCCGTTGCTGATGCCTTCCCTGAAGTGGCGAAAAGCAAGTTGCGTCGTTTGGCTGGTCGTCACGGCGACAAGGTCGGCGTCACCGAAGACGAGATCATCGGTGGGTTGGACGGATACAAGTCCGCAATCGACGTGGACTGCGACTTGGTGGTGATCGCCACGCCTCCTGGATTCAAGCCGCAACAATTCGAGCACGCGGTGAAGATGGGACGCCACATCTTCATGGAAAAGCCGGTTGCTTCCGACGCGACTGGCGTGAAGCGAGTTCTTAAGGCTGTTGAAGAATCCAAGAAGAAGAACCTGATGGTCGGCATCGGGCTGCAGCGCCGTCACGAGCCTCGCTACATGGAAACCATCAAGCGAATCCACGACGGTGCAATCGGCGACGTGATCTCGCAACAGGTCTACTGGAACGGCAACGGCATCTGGTACCGCAACCCTGCTCCTGACTTCACCGAGATGCAGGGCCAAGTGAATAACTGGTACCACTTCAATTGGCTATCAGGCGACCAAATTTGTGAGCAACACATTCACAACCTGGATGTCGGTTGCTGGGTCAAGGGCGAGTACCCTGTTGAATGCAACGGCATGGGTGGTCACCAACAACGTGAAGCCGGTGACGGATCGAAGTCGCAAATCTTTGACCACACGTTCTGTGAATACACCTTTGCGGACGGTTCGAAGATGCACAGCCAAGGTCGACACCTGAAGGGCGGTTGGAGCCACGTGGGTGAGTTCGCACAAGGCACGAAAGGTTCATCGAACCCTTCAGGTACCATTATGGGTGAGAACGCGTGGAAGTTCGAAGGTGAGAGCCCCAACGGCCACCAACAAGAACAGCACGACTTGATCGAAGCGTTGATGCGTGGAGAAATTTACAACGAAGGTGAGTACGGTGCGAAGTCAACGTTCTGTGCCATCCTGGGCCGCGAAGCCTGCTATTCCGGCAAGGTGATCAAGTGGGACGATCTGCTTGAAAAAGGTCGCGAACTGGCACCTGGTATCGACGACTTCACTTACGATTCGGAGCCACCGGTTGTCCGTGGCGAAGACGGCAAGTACCCGATTCCTGTTCCAGGCAAGTACAAACCATTCGGTTAAGCAAAACGATGCGGTCACTCGTCTCACATGGGATGAGTGACTCGTCGTTTTCGATTGCATTGAAGGTCATCGCTTACTACGCACTGCGTTTTCAGCGGTGATCTTTTTTTGTTGGTTCGGCTAACCCCAAGCGTAAAACGGCCATGGGCCTGCGTTGTTCGCATGGGGCGGCATCTCGATGAAGCCGTCGCTTTGCGCGAGTGAGAGTAGATCGCCGGAGCCTTTGCCTATCACGAGTTCAGCAAGACCCGGTGTGGCTGCCGAGGCCGCATTCCCGGTTTCCGCCGGTTCGACCAGTCGCACTGCTCGCATCCAGTGCATCGGGAGCGTCTTGGTTCCTACTTCAACAAGCGTGACGGTAGGTTGAGACCGTCGCCAAGCTGCCACCCCGCCTAGTCGAGCGATCAGGGGCAATGCAAACCGGACGACACCCATGGTAGCGCTGACGGGATTGCCTGGAAGTCCGATGATCAGCTTGGTTGGTGCTTTCGAATTCAGCTGATGGACAGCGCCTAGAATGGGCTTCCCAGGCCGCAGTGGCAGCCGATGAAAAAGCGTCTCGGCTCCGATGGAATTCAATACGGTGGGGACATAGTCTCGATCGCCCATTGAAACGCCACCCGTCAAAAGAACGACTTCGTGCGTCGCGAGCGCCTTTTCGATAATCGTCTTCAATTCCTCGGGCTCATCCGGTCCGTGCAAGACCGTGGGCGGTGCAACGTAAGGACACCGATTCAGGATGCCCAGTAAAGCTTCGGCGTTGCTGTTTCGGATCATCCAGGGAGGCAGCGTTTCGGAGTTTTCATCACGTGACGCCAGTTCATCACCTGTGGTGATAATGGCAACTCGCACCAAGCCATACACTGAAACAGTCGATGCCCCCACGGACGTAATCGCTGCCGCTTGTGGCCCCTGAATCACACGGCCGGCTGGCACCGCAATGCCGCCGGCGAGTTGGTTCTCGCCTTGTCGGCGAATATTCGTACCCGCGGTGATGCTCTTCGCTTTGTCGGTCCATTCGACCGTGTCAGGACTGTCTGAGTTTACCTGTTCGATCGTATGCTCACGCTGAATGACACGGTCGCAACCCACCGGGACCATGGCACCGGTAAAGATTCGAATCACACCCTGCTGGGATGCCGTTTCAGGATTGAGATTGGGCGGACGCGATCCCGCAGCCGACTCAGCGATCACCGGCCAAGTCAGTTGCCGATCGATCTGTCCAGGAAACACCGCGTAGCCATCCATTGCTGACACGTCGGCAGGCGGACTGTCTCGATCCGTTAAAATTGGTTCCGCCAACACACGTCCGATCAAGCTGGAGTTGATGGGTTGAGTCGAAATGGATTCGTGAGCAAGCGTTTGGGAGGCCGGGTTTCCGGGAGCGAAATTTTCAGAAGCAACGGGAACCAATCTTGCCGCTAGCATTTCGATGGCGCTGTCAGGACTTTGAATCATGGGGGCTCGGCTCGTTCCAGTCGTCGGGATGGTTGACGTTCTTGAGTGTGTGCGGGGGCAACGGCACTCGGTGATGAGAGTGTTTTTTGATGAATCGGTACAGGCTGCGATTGTCGGATTTTGCCAACGCGGCAATCGAGGGTAGAAGCCCCGTAGGATA
Proteins encoded in this window:
- a CDS encoding sigma-70 family RNA polymerase sigma factor; the encoded protein is MPPILTQSMMDEGRFLTLFLRHERELAAIARAFLADWDAVDDVLQEASLVMWRKISQLESDDEFLTWAKVILRFEILKARRLHARRRWVLDEELMSRIMDESGDQEDSVRHDRQLAIQECLRSFSREHQKLLLAPHTSRGGVLALAEASGSTSNSLYKRIARLRVKLHDCVVQRLSSTDFDPQV
- a CDS encoding LamG-like jellyroll fold domain-containing protein, translated to MNNPLSNDSHEGGPRKHDLSIDHLIEKYFLDELSEAEKSELINALSQDRHHRDRFRSAARIDAELRHSCSGEDSGSAEVSRQLDATLGGKMTSEALADPFPSRLSWATQRGWQSLVVAAVILVVAGLVFIATDKAAAPQSLVLARLVSGFDHQFRTGFSPSNDSFGSGDYELTHGAITIQFQSGVDVSIESPARFGIVNATRIKMAAGRARAIVPEAGHGFVIETPTADIEDLGTEFGVYVDDQQETELHVFAGEVNLRSLTQPSQHLYEDMAVRLTSAGTEHLARTDDVAFTTSGTIGYQRWLADSQVRRSDPSTVLYYDFERDLSRPQSLRDVSETEPAINGDVQGCFWATGRWPNKGALLLEHLGDRVELDVPGKFDALTISGWLQINRFDSALQCFLNTRDWQRGEHHWNILRDGVMRTGVSGAYALTAYRKRIPLGRWTHLVASLDRNHQTASYFLDGENVGQIAWDSKAPIVFGPCTIGAFGTTQQTPESSGNVSVENPPSKVTYDRELRGRIDELAIFRRAFSAAEVKELYEAGSGFQ
- a CDS encoding rhomboid family intramembrane serine protease codes for the protein MIPLRDDIPSHTTPLVNYLVIALCSLAFLAQQSSSDQSEGIVASYAMIPLRLTDPGVTPVIETQAQVRTPRGIEVVNVRKEMGPSAVPPWVTLITCMFLHGGWMHFLGNMWFLYIFGDNVEDRLGHFGFATLYLGTGIVAGLAHLASDPSSPIPTLGASGAIAGVMGAYAFLYPHARVLAVLPLFVFFTTFVVPAPIFLGIWFAIQIFSGISSGAGGVAWWAHAGGFAAGIIAAVIIGRLPMGHGPVVERRF
- a CDS encoding Gfo/Idh/MocA family protein → MPQKPASKIVIPGTSPKSAASRRTFLQGSTVLAGTALSATVIPNVHAASDDTIRFALVGCGGRGAGAADNIMKTKGNVKLVAVADAFPEVAKSKLRRLAGRHGDKVGVTEDEIIGGLDGYKSAIDVDCDLVVIATPPGFKPQQFEHAVKMGRHIFMEKPVASDATGVKRVLKAVEESKKKNLMVGIGLQRRHEPRYMETIKRIHDGAIGDVISQQVYWNGNGIWYRNPAPDFTEMQGQVNNWYHFNWLSGDQICEQHIHNLDVGCWVKGEYPVECNGMGGHQQREAGDGSKSQIFDHTFCEYTFADGSKMHSQGRHLKGGWSHVGEFAQGTKGSSNPSGTIMGENAWKFEGESPNGHQQEQHDLIEALMRGEIYNEGEYGAKSTFCAILGREACYSGKVIKWDDLLEKGRELAPGIDDFTYDSEPPVVRGEDGKYPIPVPGKYKPFG
- a CDS encoding molybdopterin molybdotransferase MoeA, producing MIQSPDSAIEMLAARLVPVASENFAPGNPASQTLAHESISTQPINSSLIGRVLAEPILTDRDSPPADVSAMDGYAVFPGQIDRQLTWPVIAESAAGSRPPNLNPETASQQGVIRIFTGAMVPVGCDRVIQREHTIEQVNSDSPDTVEWTDKAKSITAGTNIRRQGENQLAGGIAVPAGRVIQGPQAAAITSVGASTVSVYGLVRVAIITTGDELASRDENSETLPPWMIRNSNAEALLGILNRCPYVAPPTVLHGPDEPEELKTIIEKALATHEVVLLTGGVSMGDRDYVPTVLNSIGAETLFHRLPLRPGKPILGAVHQLNSKAPTKLIIGLPGNPVSATMGVVRFALPLIARLGGVAAWRRSQPTVTLVEVGTKTLPMHWMRAVRLVEPAETGNAASAATPGLAELVIGKGSGDLLSLAQSDGFIEMPPHANNAGPWPFYAWG